The Colletotrichum higginsianum IMI 349063 chromosome 2, whole genome shotgun sequence genome has a segment encoding these proteins:
- a CDS encoding Alpha/beta hydrolase — MHHFFKGQFFDFEVCRILGTAVYGGADVAEVLEAVGQIKDGNPDSWNRAWKTQAERALALADEASKSGDRVAARNAYLRGSNYTRASGYMLTGDGPNRPHPRQRAVVEEVQAHFRKAAALMDGPVLFLDIPYQDGTCKSLPAHLYLPPPDRRLPGKIPILISGGGADALQEELFYMHPSAGPDLGYAVLTFEGPGQGITLRRHDTKMRPDWEVVVGAVIDFIEDLADSRPELDLDTSRIAYAGASLGGYFALRAAADPRIKACVALDPLYSFWDFATAHVSPAFIGAWEAGWLSDGVVDACVGVMLALSFQMRWEISVAGTFFGHASPARIMKEMKRYTLGGGYLERIRCPVLVSGAAQSLYLEASHHTMRVYNELTGLAEADRELWMTATPGQGSLQAKMGALRLANQKTFRFLDEKLKIERPRL, encoded by the coding sequence ATGCATCACTTCTTCAAGGGTCAGTTCTTCGACTTTGAAGTCTGCCGCATCCTCGGCACCGCGGTctacggcggcgccgacgtggccgaggtgctcgaggccgtcggccagATCAAGGACGGCAACCCGGACAGCTGGAACCGCGCCTGGAAGACGCAGGCCGAacgcgccctcgccctcgccgacgaggcctcCAAGAGCGGTGACCGCGTCGCGGCGCGCAACGCCTACCTGCGAGGCTCGAATTACACCCGCGCCAGCGGCTACATGCTCACCGGCGACGGCCCCAACCGGCCCCATCCGAGACAgcgggccgtcgtcgaggaggtccagGCTCACTTCCGGAAGGCCGCCGCTCTCATGGACGGCCCCGTGCTCTTCCTCGATATCCCCTATCAGGACGGCACCTGCAAGTCGCTCCCGGCCCATCTCTACCTCCCGCCCCCGGACCGCCGGCTCCCCGGCAAGATCCCCATTCTCATCAGCGGCGggggcgccgacgccctgcAGGAGGAGCTCTTCTACATGCACCCGTCCGCCGGCCCGGACCTGGGCTACGCGGTCCTGACCTTCGAAGGCCCCGGCCAGGGCATCACGCTCCGGCGGCACGACACCAAGATGCGGCCCGACTGGGAGGTCGTCGTgggcgccgtcatcgacttcatcgaggacctcgccgactCCCGCCCCGAGCTGGACCTGGACACCTCGCGCATCGCGTACGCCGGCGCCTCCCTCGGCGGCTACTTCGCCCtccgtgccgccgccgacccgCGCATCAAGGCCtgcgtcgccctcgacccgCTCTACTCCTTCTGGGACTTCGCCACGGCCCACGTCTCGCCCGCCTTCATCGGCGCCTGGGAGGCCGGCTGGCTGTCGGACGGCGTGGTCGACGCCTGCGTGGGCGTCATGCTCGCGCTGTCGTTCCAGATGCGCTGGGAGATCAGCGTGGCCGGCACCTTCTTCGGCCACGCGTCGCCCGCGCGCATCATGAAGGAGATGAAGCGCTacaccctcggcggcggctaccTCGAGCGCATCCGCTGCCCCGTGCTGGTCTCGGGCGCCGCCCAGTCGCTGTACCTCGAGGCGAGCCACCACACGATGCGCGTGTACAACGAGCTGACGggcctggccgaggcggacaGGGAGCTGTGGATGACGGCCACGCCGGGCCAGGGCTCGCTGCAGGCCAAGATGGGCGCCCTGCGCCTGGCCAACCAGAAGACATTCAGgttcctcgacgagaagctgaAGATCGAGCGTCCACGGCTATGA